The nucleotide sequence TGTCTGCGTTGCCGGGCACGCCGTCGATCCAGAATGCCATCCCGATGCCGTTCTTCGGCACGACGCCCTTTGCCGCGCCGGGCCTCGGCATCCTCGCCTCCCTGGTCATGCTTGCGACGGGATTGTGGTGGCTGCATCGTGCCGAAGCTGCCGCGCGCCGCGCCGGTGAAGGCTATGGCGAGGACACGAAGGATGCGACCGAGCGGGCTGCCGCCGATGAGCTCGTGCGCGAACGCGCCACTACGGCGCGCGAGTTCGATCCGGCGGAGCTGCAGCACGGCCATCGCAGCGGTACGCCGTCGCCGGTCGCAAGCGCCATCCTGCCGCTGATCGTCGTCGTGGCCGTCAATCTCGCGATGTCGCTGGTGGTGCTGCCGCGGCTCGACGTCGACTATCTCGCCGAGCCGCGCTTCGGCAGCACGTCGCTGGCCGCCGTGGCGGGCGTGTGGTCGGTCGCGGTCGCGCTGGCTGCCGCCATCGTCGCGACCATCGTGCTGAACTGGTCCCGGCTACCGGCGCTGCGGCAGACCATGGACGCCGGCGCCAATGCGTCGGTCCTGCCGGCGCTGAGCGTCGCCAGCCTCGTCGGCTTCGGCGCGGTCGTCGCCTCACTACCGGCGTTTACGGCGGTACGCGACTGGGTGCTCGCAATCGAAGGCGGCCCGCTGGTGTCGCTGGCGGTGGCAACCAACATCCTGGCCGCGTTGACCGGCTCGGCATCGGGCGGCCTGACCATCGCGCTCGATGCGCTCGGCCAGAACTATGTCGAACTTGCCGCACGCACCGGGATCGATCTTTCGCTGATGCATCGCGTGGCGGTGATCGGTTCGGGGACGCTGGACATACTGCCGCACAACGGCGCCGTGGTCAGCCTGCTCGCGATCTGCGGCCTGACGCATAAGGACAGCTATTTCGACATCGTGATGGTGGGCATCGTGACATCGTTGCTGGCGCTGGTGGTTGTCATCACACTGGGCGGCGCGCTGGGGTCGTTCTAGCTTGGATGCGGATGTCAATGAATTGACGGGCTATTGAAGGTCGCATTGAATGCCGCCCTCCTGTCGGATCGAACGAGAAACAAATAAGGGTGGAAACGATGGCGCGAATGGATGCGAGACTGCGTGCGTTGCTCGCGGGCGGGATGATCACGCTAGGCACAAACGCCGCATTCGCGGCGACATTGTCGGAAGATGCCGACGCAGTCTGCAAGAGCCTCGCCGGCGAAGGCGATGCGGTGAAGATCGATGCCGCGACGTTGCAGGCGCCGTCGCAACTCGCCGTGGCCGAGCGCGGGCCGACGCCTTCGGGGCGCATCACGCCGGCCAATCCCGCCTTCTGCAAGGTGCTCGGCCATATCGAGCCGACCGATCCGAAGGCGCCGCCGATCAAGTTCCAGGTCAATCTGCCGGTCGAGTGGAACGGGCGCTCCGTGCAGTATGGTGGCGGCGGCTTCAACGGCGTGCTCATCACGGGCCTCGCGCTGCCGCCGGCCTATCCCTTCGACAAGCCTTCGCCACTCGCCCGCGGCTTCGTCACCTACGGCACCCGACTCCGGCCACGAATCCAAGCCCGGCGAGCCGCCGCAGCTCTTCGCGCTCAACGACGAAGCGTTCGAGAATTTCTCTCATCGCGCCTACAAGAAAGTGCGCGATACCGCCGTTGCGCTGATGGAGCGCGCCTATGGCAGGAAGCCCGAGAAGATGTACTTCATGGGCTCCTCCGAGGGAGGCCGCGAAGGCCTCACCATGGCGCAGCGCTATCCGGACGATTTCGACGGCATTTTCTCGCGCGTGCCCGTGATCAACTGGGTCGGCCTGCAGCACGCCGGCACACGCTCGGGCCTCGTGACCATGGGTGACGGCTGGATCAATCCGGCGCAGGTGAAGCTCGTGGGCGATGCGGTGCGGGCGGCCTGCGACAAGGCGGACGGCTCCGACGATGCGCTGGTACAGGATCCCGTGGCCTGCAAGGCAGCGTTCAAGGTCGAAACGCTGCGCTGTGCGAGCGGCCAGGCCGGCGACAAGTGCCTCACCGACGCACAAATCAAGGCAATCGACACGCTGCATGCGACCTACAAATTCCCGTTCGCACTCGCCAATGGTCTAGACGATTATCCCGGCTGGGGCGTTTCGGGAGAGGATACGCCGGCCGTCGGTCCGACCGGCGGCTGGGTCGCATGGTGGCTCGGCACGGCACCGCCCGCGCAGCCGCCTGCGCCCAACAACGGCATCGCCTGGATCTACGGCGCGGGCGGCATCCAATATGTGTTCGCGCGCAATCCCAAGCTGGACGTCACCACTTATAAGGTGGAGGAGCACAAGGCGCGGCTGCTCGAGGTCTCGGACCTCATGGATTCGACCAATCCCGATCTCAGTCGCTTCCGCGCTCGCGGCGGCCGGCTGATCATGCTCGAGCACATGGCCGACTATGCGCAGAGCCCGTATGCCGGTATCCGCTATTTCGAGAGCGTCGAGCGCAAGCTCGGCAAGTCCGAGACCGCGGAGTTCGCGCGGCTCTACACCGCGCCGGGCGTCGACCATGTCGGCTCCGGGGCGCCGGCCAATGTCGACATACTGAGCGTGCTGGTGGACTGGGTCGAGAAGGGCAAGGCGCCCGGCGATCTCGAGGTCACCGAGCAGAAGCTCGAGGCGCCGTCATTCGCGGTGCTACGCGCGCTGCCGTTGTGCCGCTGGCCGGCCTGGCCGCACTACAAGAGCGGCCCGGTGACGGAGGCATCGAGCTTCACCTGCGCACTCTAAAGGGTGCTCAACCGGGCGGTCGTGGCCGCGGGGCTTCACCCCGCCGCCATCTGCTGCGCGCCGCCGAGAAGCCGCGCATTGAGCCGGCCGCCGGAGAACAGCATGTCGTCGAGCGCCTCGTCGATGTCGGCGGAGATGATGGAGTTGCCACCATCGCGCGCAAGGCTCGCCTGCGCCAGCCGCCGCATCAACTCCTTGATGAAGGCACAACTCGTACCCTCACTGCGTCGGGCGGCCTCAACGACGACCGCGTCTTCGAGCGGCAGTCCCTTGCCATAGAGCTGGACCAGCTTGCTGCGGCCGCTCTCGTCGGGAAGCGGCACTTCGATGGCCTGATCAATACGGCCGGGGCGGCCAGCGAGCGCGCCTTCGAGATCTTCGGGCCGATTGGTGGTCAGAACGAACAGGATGTCCGCATCCTCCTTCAGCCCGTCCATCTCGTTGAGCAGCTTGTTCAGCAGGGACTCCTCGCAGGGGCCCATGTCGTCGCGGTCGCGGGCGATGAGATCGACATCCTCGATCACGACCATCGAGGGCTGAAGCAAACGTGCGAGGCTCATGTAAGCGCCCAGAAGGCCCATTTGCTCCGCGGTGATTATAAGCGTCGTATGCCCAGGCAAGTGTGTCGCGAGATAGCGGATCGTGTGGGTCTTGCCGGTGCCCGGCGGCCCGTACAACAAGATGCCCTTGCGCGTCGATTGTCCGAGCCGGCGCAGTTGGTCGCGGGTGCCGACGAAATTCAGCACGTTGCGATCGAGCAGCCGCAAGGTCTGCTCCGGCAGGATCACCTCGCTTCGTGCGACCGGCGGCAAGCGGTGCACGGTGATGCCGCGTGAGCGGCCGCGATAGTCGGAATCGGCGTCGAGCGAGAGGATCTTGCCGCGATAGGTGCGTGCGGCTTGCACGGCCTCTTCCAGTTCACCGAAGCATTGCTGGACGAGGGCTGCGCCTGCGGAGCCCGAGGGCACCGCGATCTCGATCCGGATGCCGCTCTCACGGCTATATTCGCGATGTACACAGAGCAACACGGCATAGCGGAGATCACCCTGCGCGCACAGCCAGAGCCCGTTGTCGAGGCATTTGACCGGACTCTTCTCGCCGATCTCAAGATCGAAATACTGGAGCGGGGCGAGCGCCTGCGCATGGCGCCCTTCGCGGAGAAGTCGTGAAATCGACAGAGTCTCGTAACGTTGATCCTCGTTGATGCCGTACAGCCGGATCGCGGTGCTGAACAGTCGATCGATGGCCGCCTGGACGTCTGCCCGCATGTGGCCGGGAAACTGGCGGACCGTTGTCACGAGCTTGCTGCGCGGAACGTTGGTGAAGTGCCAGTCCAGAACGTCGCAGGCATAGTCGAACTCTTCTTCCGGTTCGTCCGAGGTGCTGTCTGCTGCACGAATGCAGTCGCTGCACAGCCAGATCGTGCGGCTGCCGAGCCGAACATCTGTCTGTCCCTCTGGCTTGCCGCACAGCTCGCATGGCGTCTTGATCTCTTCGAGCGTGATCTTCAGGCTATGGCGTGCGAGGCAAACGTATTGCTGGGCGGATTTGAACAGCGCTTCGGCGACGGATTGCGGGTAGGGTCCGCAGGCGGCTTTTTCCTCTTGCTCAATCCTCGTCACCAGGGCGATCGCCTCACGCTCCGACTTGCCGAAAACCCGGCGGAGCAGCTCGATGACAAACTCATCCGGAGTGTCATCATCATTGTGGATTACGAGCTGGGCTGGTTCGCGTTCGCTGCGCATATCGCTCATCGCCAAAACAACTCCGTTGATACAACCTTTACTTGAATGGAACAAATAAGGAACATAAAGTGAGGAGGCCGTCAAGTGCGACGGCCGCGCAAACTTTCAATCAGGGATATGCGGAGGACCGAAGCCCCTAATGCGCAGGTCCGCCGGCCGCCTTCACGCGCCGCGTCAGCAGCACGGCGATCGCGGCCAGCACAAGCACCACGCCGATGACGGCAAAGGTGTCGGAATAGCCCATCACCAGCGCCTGGCGCTTGACGGTCTTGCCGAGCGCGATGATCGCCTGCTCGCGTGCCGCGTTGGGATCGGGCACGCCATGCGCGATGAAGTAGTTCGTCATCTGTGCGATGCGGGCGCGGACTTCCTCGCGGCCTAGCGTGACGGATTGGCCGATGATGTTGGAATGGAACTGCTCGCGTTTGGTGATGATGGTCGCAAGCGTCGCCGTGCCGATCGCGCCGCCGAGATTGCGGAACATGTTGCTGATGCCGGAGGCGGCCGCCGCATCCTGTGGTGCAATGCCGCCGGAGAGAACCGACGTCAGCGGCGTCAGCACCATGGCCTGTCCCACGGCGCGCACGATGTTCGGGATCCAGAGCTGGTCGCCGGCATAGTCCGGCGACATCGCGGTGTTCATGAAGCAGCTATAGGCGAAGATCAGAAGACCGGTGATCGCTATATAGCGCGTGTCGAAGCGCTGCATCAGCTTCGGGATCAGCGGGATCAGCACGAGCTGCGGCAGACCGGTCCAGGCCAACACGTTGCCGATCTGCTCGGCATTGTAGCCCTGCGCCTGGCCAAGATAGGCCGGCAGGATGTAGACCGAACCGAACAGCGCGAAGCCGACCATCGTCATGGCGACGGTGCCGAAGCCGAAATTGCGCTGCGTCAGCAACCGCAGCCGGATCAGCGGCTTCTCGATCGACAGCTCGATCGCGACGAACAGCGAGAGGCTGATGGCTGCGATCACCGCCAGCCTGACGATGAAGGGCGATGAGAACCAGTCGTCCTTGTTGCCTTCCTCGAGCACGGCCTGCAGCGCCGACAATCCGATCGCCATGGTGACGATGCCGGCCCAGTCGCCTTCCCTCAGAAGGCCGAGCTGCATCTTCTGCCGCTCCAGCGTCAGATAAAGCGCGGCCACCATGACGGCGGTCGGGATCACGTTGACGAAGAAGATGGTGCGCCAGCCATAGGTCTCGGTGAGATAGCCGCCGATGGTCGGGCCGATCGCCGGCGCGAAGGTGACGGACAGCGCGAAGATCGCAAGGCCAATGGGCTGCTGCGGCTTCGGCAGCTTGGTCAGGACCAGCGTGAACGCCATCGGGATCAGCACGCCGCCGGCAAAGCCCTGCAGGCCGCGCATCGCGATCATCGACGGCAGGTCGTGGGTGAAGGCACAGGCGACCGAGAAGACGGCGAACAGTGTCGCGCTTGCCAGCATGTAGCGGCGGAACGAGAACACGCGGCTCAAATAATCGGTCAGCGGGATCACGATGATCTCGCCGATCAGGTACGACGTCGAGATCCAGGAACCGTTGTCCGCGCCGGTGCCGATGCCGCCCTCGATGTTGAGCAGCGAGGCGTTGGTGATCTGGATGTTCAGGATCGCCATGAACGAGCCGATCATGGCGGCGAGCACGGCGATCCAGGTGGCCGCACTCGCGCGGTCGGGATCAACGGCGGCGCGATCAGGCGTCGCGGCCGGCGTTGCGGCTGTCGGCGTCGAGATTGAGAGGCTGTTTGACATGGCACGACCCTCCGGAAACGAGCTTGGCCTTGATCTTTGCCTTGGGCGCGGTCGCCGCATCCGCGGTCGGCGCGCTCGAACGTGTTGCGATGGTCGGGATCACGGACATGCCGGGCCGCAGCGCGATCGCGGGCACGGTGTTGGCATCCAGCGCGATCTTGACGGGAATGCGCTGCACCACCTTGGTGAAATTGCCGGTGGCGTTATCCGGCGGTAGCAGCGCGAATTCCTGGCCGCTGGCTGGCGCGATGGAATCGACGTGACCGTGCACGATCTGGCCCGGGAAGGTGTCCACCTCGATCTCGACCGTCTGTCCCGCACGCACGTGGGTGAGCTGGGTCTCCTTGAAGTTGGCGACCACATAGGCCCCCTCGGCCGGCACGATCGACATCAACTGCGTTCCCGCCTGCACATACTGTCCGACACGGAGCGTGCGGTTGCCGATTACGCCGTCGATCGGTGAGACGATCGTGGTGTAGCTGAGGTTGAGCTCGGCCTGCTGCTGGATCGCCGCGGCCCGCGCGGCTGCGGCCTTGGCCTGCACGATCTCGGCCTTCAAGAGATCGACCTGCTTGAGGGCGGAGGTGAGATTGGCATTGTCGCGCTGGATCGCGGCGTCCGCGCCGGCATCGCGCGCCTGCGCCTGCTGCGCATTCTGCAGGCTGCCATAGCCGGTCGCGGCGAGGTCGGTGTAGCGCTTGTTCTCCTGGCTTGCGAATGTCTTCGCAGCGGTGTCGACGTCGATCGTCGCCTTCGCTGCCGCGATCACCGCCTGCTGAACCTCGAGCTGGGCTTCCTTGCTCGTCACCGTGGCGTTCGCTGCGGCGACATCGGCCCTGGCCTGGTCGAGCGCGACCCTGAAGTCGCGGTCGTCGATCCGCGCCAGCACCTGGCCGGCCTTCACATGCTCGTTATCTCCCACCAGGACGCGGTCGAGATAGCCGCTGACCTTCGGCGCGATGGTGGTGTTGTCGGCCTTCACGTAGGCGTCATCGGTGGAGACGAGGAAGCGGCCGACGGTCCAATAGTCGTAGCCATACCAGCTCGCCCCCGCCAGCGCGAGAACCGCCACCCCTGCCAGCAACAGCTTGCGAAGGTTCAGCTTTTGACGAAAGGCGGAGGGGGCCGGAGCGGGCAGAACGCCCTCCAGCGCACCCGTCGGGACGACGGCGGATTCGGTCTTGGACGGGCTGGTGTGGACGGTCATGGCCGGCTCCCCTGAATTAGGAAACTTGACGGTTTCCAAAATAGGATTAGCTTTGGGACTGTCAATGGAATGACAGGCATCATGTAAAAACATGGCTCAGGAAAAATCTGTCAGGGAATGCCGCCCCCGCGGGCGGCCGCAACTGCGCAGCGACGAGGAGACGAAGCAGATCGTGTTCGACGCCGCACGTCACGCCTTCGCCGTCGACGGCTATGCCGCCACCAGCACCGAAGAGCTGGCGCGCCTCGCCGGCATTTCCACCAGGACGCTCTACCGGCTGTTTCCGGGCAAGGCCGCGCTGTTCGAGGCCATGTGCGCGGACCGGCTCGAGCGGCTGCTCGCCGACGTCCATCTCAAGGCGAACGAAGAGATCGATATCGAGACGGGCCTGCGCGCCGCGCTGCTCGCCTGCACCGATCTCGCGCTCGATCCGGAGGTGGTGGCGTTGCAGCGCATGGTGCTGCAGGAATCCGCCGCGTTCCCCGAGCTTGCCGCAAACTTCTACAAGAATGGCATTGCCCGCACCGTTAGGGCGCTCGCGCACTGGCTCCGCGTCCAGGTGAAGAAGCAGCGCATCGCGCTCGATGACGTCGACGAGGCCGCCGGCATGCTGATCGGCATGGTCGCATCGGCACCGCAGCGCGCGGCGATCTATGGCGGCATAGCCTTGCCCTCGCGCAAGCAGATCGAGCGGCGCGTGCATAGCTGCGCGACCCTTTTTCTGAATGGCTGTCGCGCCGCATCGCCATAGCGATGGCCCTTTGACAACCGCCCGCGGCTTGGTTAGATGTTTCGCATGCGAAATAACTTGAAGCCCGCGTGAGCGCGGCGCGACATCACCGGCTGATCTATCTGCTGAGCGTCGCGCAGCGGCGTTTGCAGCGCTGGATGGCGTCGCAGCCCGAGAGTGAGGTGACGCCGGCGCAGGCGGGGCTGTTGTTCATCCTCGGCAAGCAGGACGGCATCCTGATGGGCGAGGCGGGTGCGGCGCTCGATCTCGGGCCGGCCGGCATTTCAGGCCTCGTCGACCGCACGGCCACGGCAAAGCTGGTCGAGCGGCGGGCCGATCGCGCGGACGGACGGGCCTGGCGCGTCTGGCTGACCCCGAAGGGCCGTACTGCGCTGGCGCAGGCCAAAGCCGCCGCGGCGGAGGTCAATGCGGCGCTGACGCAAGGATTCACCCGCGCGGAGATCGACATCGTCGCGCGCTGGCTGACGAGCATTCAGGACAAGTTTCCAAGAGATCCAGAGGAATAAGAGGAGCAGACCAATGACCGAGCATGTGCGGATCGAGAGCAACGGCGGAATTCTCACGCTGACCCTGGCGCGTCCCGACAAGAAGAACGCGCTGACAGACGCGATGTACGGCAAGCTCGCCGACACCATCGAATCCGCCGAATTCGACCCGTCGGTCCGCGTGTTGTTGATCCGCGGCGAGGGCGACATGTTCACCGCCGGCAACGATGTGGGCGAGTTCGCGGCAGTGGCCAGCGGCAAGTCCGAGGGTAGCCGCAACGTCGTGCGCTTCATCCAGTCGCTGGCGCGCTGCACCCGTCCGCTGGTCGCGGCTGTGCAGGGCCGCGCCGTCGGCGTCGGTACCACCATGCTGCTGCATTGCGACCTCGTCGTGCTCGCCGACGATACGCAATTGTCGACGCCGTTCGTCAGCCTTGCGCTGGTGCCGGAAGCCGCCTCGAGCCTGCTGATGCCGGCACGCATCGGCTACGCGCGTGCCTACGAGATGTTCGCACTCGGCGA is from Bradyrhizobium sp. ISRA430 and encodes:
- a CDS encoding GntP family permease, giving the protein MGLLGLLVGLGLLVVFAFRGWSVLLLAPFAALVAALFGGEPLLANLTQVFMASAAGFLAQFFPIFLLGAVFGKLMDDSGAVTSVAGFMAARLGERRVMLAVVLAGALVTYGGVSLFVAFFVIVPMARSLFRAAAIPRRLIPAAIVLGTSTFTMSALPGTPSIQNAIPMPFFGTTPFAAPGLGILASLVMLATGLWWLHRAEAAARRAGEGYGEDTKDATERAAADELVRERATTAREFDPAELQHGHRSGTPSPVASAILPLIVVVAVNLAMSLVVLPRLDVDYLAEPRFGSTSLAAVAGVWSVAVALAAAIVATIVLNWSRLPALRQTMDAGANASVLPALSVASLVGFGAVVASLPAFTAVRDWVLAIEGGPLVSLAVATNILAALTGSASGGLTIALDALGQNYVELAARTGIDLSLMHRVAVIGSGTLDILPHNGAVVSLLAICGLTHKDSYFDIVMVGIVTSLLALVVVITLGGALGSF
- a CDS encoding ATP-dependent Clp protease adaptor ClpS, with product MSDMRSEREPAQLVIHNDDDTPDEFVIELLRRVFGKSEREAIALVTRIEQEEKAACGPYPQSVAEALFKSAQQYVCLARHSLKITLEEIKTPCELCGKPEGQTDVRLGSRTIWLCSDCIRAADSTSDEPEEEFDYACDVLDWHFTNVPRSKLVTTVRQFPGHMRADVQAAIDRLFSTAIRLYGINEDQRYETLSISRLLREGRHAQALAPLQYFDLEIGEKSPVKCLDNGLWLCAQGDLRYAVLLCVHREYSRESGIRIEIAVPSGSAGAALVQQCFGELEEAVQAARTYRGKILSLDADSDYRGRSRGITVHRLPPVARSEVILPEQTLRLLDRNVLNFVGTRDQLRRLGQSTRKGILLYGPPGTGKTHTIRYLATHLPGHTTLIITAEQMGLLGAYMSLARLLQPSMVVIEDVDLIARDRDDMGPCEESLLNKLLNEMDGLKEDADILFVLTTNRPEDLEGALAGRPGRIDQAIEVPLPDESGRSKLVQLYGKGLPLEDAVVVEAARRSEGTSCAFIKELMRRLAQASLARDGGNSIISADIDEALDDMLFSGGRLNARLLGGAQQMAAG
- a CDS encoding MDR family MFS transporter encodes the protein MSNSLSISTPTAATPAATPDRAAVDPDRASAATWIAVLAAMIGSFMAILNIQITNASLLNIEGGIGTGADNGSWISTSYLIGEIIVIPLTDYLSRVFSFRRYMLASATLFAVFSVACAFTHDLPSMIAMRGLQGFAGGVLIPMAFTLVLTKLPKPQQPIGLAIFALSVTFAPAIGPTIGGYLTETYGWRTIFFVNVIPTAVMVAALYLTLERQKMQLGLLREGDWAGIVTMAIGLSALQAVLEEGNKDDWFSSPFIVRLAVIAAISLSLFVAIELSIEKPLIRLRLLTQRNFGFGTVAMTMVGFALFGSVYILPAYLGQAQGYNAEQIGNVLAWTGLPQLVLIPLIPKLMQRFDTRYIAITGLLIFAYSCFMNTAMSPDYAGDQLWIPNIVRAVGQAMVLTPLTSVLSGGIAPQDAAAASGISNMFRNLGGAIGTATLATIITKREQFHSNIIGQSVTLGREEVRARIAQMTNYFIAHGVPDPNAAREQAIIALGKTVKRQALVMGYSDTFAVIGVVLVLAAIAVLLTRRVKAAGGPAH
- a CDS encoding HlyD family secretion protein, with translation MTVHTSPSKTESAVVPTGALEGVLPAPAPSAFRQKLNLRKLLLAGVAVLALAGASWYGYDYWTVGRFLVSTDDAYVKADNTTIAPKVSGYLDRVLVGDNEHVKAGQVLARIDDRDFRVALDQARADVAAANATVTSKEAQLEVQQAVIAAAKATIDVDTAAKTFASQENKRYTDLAATGYGSLQNAQQAQARDAGADAAIQRDNANLTSALKQVDLLKAEIVQAKAAAARAAAIQQQAELNLSYTTIVSPIDGVIGNRTLRVGQYVQAGTQLMSIVPAEGAYVVANFKETQLTHVRAGQTVEIEVDTFPGQIVHGHVDSIAPASGQEFALLPPDNATGNFTKVVQRIPVKIALDANTVPAIALRPGMSVIPTIATRSSAPTADAATAPKAKIKAKLVSGGSCHVKQPLNLDADSRNAGRDA
- a CDS encoding TetR/AcrR family transcriptional regulator; the encoded protein is MAQEKSVRECRPRGRPQLRSDEETKQIVFDAARHAFAVDGYAATSTEELARLAGISTRTLYRLFPGKAALFEAMCADRLERLLADVHLKANEEIDIETGLRAALLACTDLALDPEVVALQRMVLQESAAFPELAANFYKNGIARTVRALAHWLRVQVKKQRIALDDVDEAAGMLIGMVASAPQRAAIYGGIALPSRKQIERRVHSCATLFLNGCRAASP
- a CDS encoding MarR family winged helix-turn-helix transcriptional regulator, which translates into the protein MASQPESEVTPAQAGLLFILGKQDGILMGEAGAALDLGPAGISGLVDRTATAKLVERRADRADGRAWRVWLTPKGRTALAQAKAAAAEVNAALTQGFTRAEIDIVARWLTSIQDKFPRDPEE
- a CDS encoding enoyl-CoA hydratase, with amino-acid sequence MTEHVRIESNGGILTLTLARPDKKNALTDAMYGKLADTIESAEFDPSVRVLLIRGEGDMFTAGNDVGEFAAVASGKSEGSRNVVRFIQSLARCTRPLVAAVQGRAVGVGTTMLLHCDLVVLADDTQLSTPFVSLALVPEAASSLLMPARIGYARAYEMFALGETVPAKAALEWGLANRVVPLDRLNAEALALAQRLARQPAGALTATKRLMRNGEVLIAQMNAESEQFAQRLRTAEAREAFTAFAERRPPDFTKVA